In one window of Methanolobus mangrovi DNA:
- a CDS encoding radical SAM protein, which produces MKADSKNSDNKDIVLVSIPGLSIKMDKKADFVQLKASGPLRKACGPFLKKINERLKVEKPAFVDDDKVIASTWLPPIPSKAFNRLLLAETQIALGRYIPETVSFEITRNCKCNCEHCVVSGGEGDLDIETIKRAIDDVLDMGAMVIVFTEGDPMLREDIYELIDYVDKERAIVNMYTPGTEMTPENARRLKEAGLHNMLVSIYSTEPSKHDSVRRLEGAFEMATNAMMMGLDAGLLVTMATHVSPKNIDELPAMYELARDIGVHEFSLWESVPKKKEDPIISDADREKVLEMYHRINSTKGGPRIFANSYFEGEMLGCMAGQRWLHVCVDGLVKPCPYIPFSYGNIQDSSIKDVWSKIRKDKQFRGQRGTCLMQEKECLELVDKIPEGASKPYDIDKLNL; this is translated from the coding sequence ATGAAAGCCGACTCAAAAAATTCAGATAACAAAGATATTGTATTGGTTTCAATACCCGGACTTTCAATCAAAATGGACAAAAAAGCTGATTTTGTCCAGCTTAAGGCATCTGGGCCTTTGCGCAAAGCGTGTGGCCCGTTTTTGAAAAAGATCAATGAAAGACTGAAAGTAGAAAAACCTGCTTTTGTTGATGACGATAAGGTAATAGCTTCCACATGGCTGCCACCAATCCCCAGTAAAGCTTTTAATCGGTTGTTGCTGGCTGAGACCCAGATAGCACTTGGAAGGTATATTCCCGAAACCGTTTCTTTTGAGATTACACGCAATTGCAAATGTAATTGTGAGCATTGCGTGGTCAGCGGTGGGGAAGGTGACCTGGATATCGAAACTATAAAAAGGGCTATAGATGATGTGCTTGACATGGGTGCAATGGTCATTGTATTCACCGAAGGGGACCCAATGCTGCGTGAGGATATCTACGAACTCATCGATTATGTGGACAAGGAACGTGCCATTGTAAATATGTATACGCCCGGTACTGAGATGACACCTGAGAATGCAAGGCGCCTCAAGGAAGCAGGGCTTCATAACATGCTGGTCAGCATATATTCCACGGAACCTTCAAAACATGATTCAGTACGCCGCCTTGAAGGTGCGTTTGAAATGGCCACAAATGCTATGATGATGGGTCTTGATGCAGGATTACTTGTAACTATGGCAACACATGTCTCGCCAAAGAATATAGATGAACTTCCTGCAATGTATGAACTGGCAAGGGATATTGGAGTTCATGAATTCTCCCTGTGGGAATCTGTTCCTAAGAAAAAGGAAGATCCGATCATCAGCGATGCTGACAGAGAAAAAGTGCTTGAGATGTATCATCGTATCAATTCCACTAAAGGCGGGCCACGTATCTTTGCCAACTCGTATTTCGAGGGAGAAATGCTTGGCTGTATGGCAGGTCAGAGGTGGCTGCATGTCTGTGTTGACGGGTTGGTAAAGCCATGTCCTTACATTCCGTTCAGTTACGGTAACATACAGGACAGTTCAATTAAGGATGTCTGGAGTAAGATACGCAAGGACAAACAATTCAGGGGGCAGCGTGGCACATGCCTGATGCAGGAAAAAGAGTGTCTGGAACTGGTGGACAAGATACCTGAAGGTGCATCGAAGCCTTATGATATTGATAAACTGAACTTATAA